A window of the Lolium perenne isolate Kyuss_39 chromosome 7, Kyuss_2.0, whole genome shotgun sequence genome harbors these coding sequences:
- the LOC127314549 gene encoding probable cinnamyl alcohol dehydrogenase 5 — MAPTAAEQTEHHQHTRKAVGLAARDDAGHLSPLAITRRSTGDDDVVIKILYCGICHSDLHALKNDWKNSRYPMIPGHEIAGEVTEVGKNVSKFKAGDRVGVGCMVNSCRSCESCDKGFENHCPGMILTYNSVDVDGTVTYGGYSSMVVVHERFVVRFPDAMPLDKGAPLLCAGITVYSPMKYHGLNVPGLHLGVLGLGGLGHVAVKFGKAFGMKVTVISSSPGKKEEALGRLGADAFIVSKDADEMKAAMSTMDGIINTVSANIPLTPLFGLLKPNGKMIMVGLPEKPIEIPPFVLVATNKTLAGSIIGGMSDTQEMLDLAAKHGVTADIEVVGAEYVNTALERLAKNDVRYRFVIDIGNTLDKVAATTE; from the exons GAGCACCGGAGACGACGATGTGGTGATAAAGATTTTGTACTGCGGAATCTGCCACTCTGACCTGCACGCCCTGAAGAACGACTGGAAGAACTCAAGGTACCCGATGATCCCCGGGCACGAGATCGCCGGCGAGGTCACGGAGGTGGGCAAGAACGTGAGCAAGTTCAAGGCCGGCGACCGCGTGGGCGTCGGGTGCATGGTGAACTCGTGCCGGTCGTGCGAGAGCTGCGACAAGGGCTTCGAGAACCACTGCCCGGGCATGATCCTCACCTACAACTCGGTCGACGTCGACGGCACCGTCACCTACGGCGGCTACTCCAGCATGGTGGTGGTGCACGAGCGGTTCGTGGTCCGGTTCCCCGACGCCATGCCGCTGGACAAGGGCGCGCCGCTGCTGTGCGCCGGCATCACCGTGTACAGCCCCATGAAGTACCACGGGCTCAACGTTCCCGGGCTGCACCTCGGCGTGCTGGGGCTGGGCGGGCTGGGCCACGTTGCGGTCAAGTTCGGCAAGGCCTTCGGAATGAAAGTGACGGTGATCAGCTCGTcgccggggaagaaggaggaggcccTGGGGCGGCTGGGCGCCGACGCGTTCATCGTCAGCAAGGACGCCGACGAGATGAAG GCTGCGATGAGCACCATGGATGGCATCATAAACACGGTGTCTGCAAACATCCCCTTGACCCCTCTCTTCGGGCTACTCAAGCCCAACGGCAAGATGATCATGGTCGGCCTCCCCGAGAAGCCCATCGAGATTCCTCCCTTCGTTCTAGTTGCCA CGAATAAGACCCTGGCCGGGAGCATCATCGGCGGCATGAGCGACACGCAGGAGATGCTCGACCTCGCGGCGAAGCACGGCGTGACCGCCGACATCGAGGTGGTCGGCGCGGAGTATGTGAACACGGCCTTGGAGCGCCTTGCCAAGAACGACGTCAGGTATCGCTTCGTCATCGACATCGGCAACACCCTCGACAAGGTTGCGGCCACCACCGAGTGA